In the Ramlibacter tataouinensis TTB310 genome, one interval contains:
- a CDS encoding MHYT domain-containing protein has product MSTSYNASFVALSYAIAAIGAFVALTAATRIAGPGGRLNMINVLSAGLALGGIGVWSMHFIGMLALDVRMGIGYSLPETLVSLVAAVLATAAAMAWVGVKPSMGRLIGAGVLLGLAVCVMHYLGMYGMRFAGFFQWSSELVGLSIVIAIVAATAALWLGLVVRNIAARVAASLIMAAAVCAMHYTGMAAADFVCTSPNPMATPQGFGIISSLQLPVLVSVLALGMAFVISVDQAFQHFALGEQRRMAAMRRAAR; this is encoded by the coding sequence ATGAGCACTAGCTACAACGCCTCCTTCGTGGCGTTGTCCTATGCAATCGCCGCCATCGGCGCCTTCGTGGCCTTGACGGCCGCCACCCGCATTGCCGGCCCCGGCGGCCGGCTCAACATGATCAACGTGCTGTCGGCCGGCCTGGCGCTGGGCGGCATCGGCGTGTGGTCCATGCACTTCATCGGCATGCTGGCCCTGGACGTGCGGATGGGCATCGGCTACTCGCTGCCCGAAACCCTGGTGTCGCTGGTCGCCGCCGTGCTGGCGACGGCAGCCGCGATGGCCTGGGTGGGCGTCAAGCCCAGCATGGGCCGCCTGATCGGCGCCGGCGTGCTGCTCGGGCTGGCGGTGTGCGTCATGCACTACCTGGGCATGTACGGCATGCGCTTCGCGGGCTTCTTCCAGTGGTCGTCCGAGCTGGTGGGCCTGTCCATCGTGATCGCCATCGTCGCCGCCACCGCCGCCCTGTGGCTGGGCCTGGTGGTGCGCAACATCGCCGCCCGTGTCGCGGCCTCGCTGATCATGGCAGCCGCCGTGTGCGCCATGCACTACACCGGCATGGCCGCCGCCGACTTCGTCTGCACCTCGCCCAACCCGATGGCCACGCCCCAGGGCTTCGGCATCATCTCCTCGCTGCAGCTGCCGGTGCTGGTCTCCGTGTTGGCGCTGGGCATGGCCTTCGTGATCTCCGTGGACCAGGCCTTCCAGCACTTCGCGCTGGGCGAGCAGCGCCGGATGGCCGCCATGCGCCGCGCCGCCCGCTGA
- a CDS encoding SDR family NAD(P)-dependent oxidoreductase, which translates to MQQRFENQVVVVTGAGSGIGEAIARRFSQEGAAVVLAGRTRAKLERVARDLPPERTLVKPTDVSRYRQVEALVQAAVKAFGGLHVMVNNAGVAPEGKVTEASLADWEEVMAINAGGVFHGCRAAMPHLVASRGCIVNMASVSGLGGDWGLSFYNASKGAIVNFTRALALDHGAEGVRVNCVCPSFTLTPMTEDMQGDRKLMAEFRKRMPLGRPARPEEVASVVAFLASPDASMVTGVALPVDGGVTAASGQPRMD; encoded by the coding sequence ATGCAGCAGCGGTTCGAGAACCAGGTCGTGGTCGTCACGGGCGCCGGCTCCGGCATCGGCGAGGCGATCGCCCGGCGGTTCTCCCAGGAGGGCGCGGCCGTGGTGCTGGCCGGCCGCACCCGCGCCAAGCTGGAGCGGGTGGCGCGCGACCTCCCGCCCGAGCGCACCCTGGTCAAGCCCACGGACGTCTCGAGGTACCGGCAGGTGGAGGCCCTGGTGCAGGCGGCCGTCAAGGCCTTCGGCGGGCTGCACGTCATGGTCAACAACGCCGGCGTGGCGCCCGAAGGCAAGGTCACCGAGGCCTCTCTGGCCGATTGGGAGGAGGTGATGGCGATCAATGCCGGCGGCGTGTTCCACGGCTGCCGTGCCGCCATGCCGCACCTCGTGGCCAGCCGCGGCTGCATCGTCAACATGGCCTCGGTCTCCGGCCTGGGCGGCGACTGGGGCCTGAGCTTCTACAACGCTTCCAAGGGCGCCATCGTCAACTTCACCCGGGCCCTGGCGCTGGACCACGGCGCCGAGGGGGTGCGCGTCAACTGCGTGTGCCCCAGCTTCACCCTCACGCCCATGACCGAGGACATGCAGGGCGACCGCAAGCTGATGGCCGAGTTCCGCAAGCGCATGCCCCTGGGCCGGCCGGCCCGGCCGGAGGAGGTCGCGTCCGTGGTGGCCTTCCTGGCCAGCCCGGACGCTTCCATGGTCACCGGTGTCGCGCTGCCGGTGGACGGCGGCGTCACCGCCGCCTCCGGCCAGCCGCGGATGGACTGA